A stretch of DNA from Salmo trutta chromosome 12, fSalTru1.1, whole genome shotgun sequence:
TCTACAGAGCTCAGACACTTGGACACCTGTGATAGAACCAGTTTCTGCACTAATGCTGTCACCTATGCCAGAGGGTTTAGCTCCCTGGCATACTTTAGTTGGCTAGGGATCCTTCCAGGGGATAACTCTCCTGGCTTGAGATGCAGCCCAGATCTAAATACATTTATATAACAGGCACATAATGACCAGCTAGACTACCAGGAATGGGGTAGCACTGGGAAAACATACAAATTGACCAATTATGTCTGCCACTGAAAGAGACACAGTGCTGACCAACATGGATGGTGCATCATTGAAAAAGCTTCCAGTTTGTAGTCAGCCCTAATAAAAAGCCAATTGGGCAACACTGCCCTCTGTTGGAGATACTTAGCTATTTCCTTAAAATCAAGCCATGCCAAACCCAGTCATATCTCTACGAAAACCCAGTCCAATTAATATACAGATTAATGCAATAGACATTTATAAACCTCAGTGAACCAATCAATGCATTGATGATGTGAATAGCAATGCTACATAATCCATGCCATGTTGTGTAATAACATAATAAAACCTAAATCAACATCAGATAACTGACTAAATGGTAAATAGCAAAACTCCCCAGTCAATAGTAATATACAGACTAACAGAATGTCATCAGGACCAGAGAGGCTGTAATACAATCTGATCTGACGGGCCTTAGTGGTCAAATGAGGAAGGCAGAGAAAAGAGAACCTGTGGATTCTTCTGCTTAATCTTTGTTGATTACTTACTTCGGGGTCGAATTACAGAATGTACCAGGCCAGGAGTGCCCAGCACTGCTGTAACATAACATAATACGTTATATTGTATTATGAGAGCACTAAAAGTATTCATGTTTTTAACGCATGGCTCCATCATGGGTGTTAAAAACGTGCGTTGTTAATGACTAGCCCTTGTTGGGGtaggttccttgttccttgtcaatcattggtttattggtgaaatcagcaaTCAGACAATATCGGCAGCAAAACATATGAACCTTAAGGTCCCCTTAGTCAATAATGGGGAGGGTCTTTGGGACTCACCCCCTACACCCTATATTGTCAGGGAAACACCAAGAGTCACTGTAGTCCTCCAATTATACAGTATATCAATTACACCACCATGTCCTACAGTATTCACCCAATCCAGTCATATATCAATTACACCACCATGTCCTACAGTATTCACCCTATCCAGTCATATATCAATTACACCACCATGTCCTACAGTATTCACCCAATCCAGTCATATATCAATTACACCACCATGTCCTACAGTATTCACCCTATCCAGTCATATATCAATTACACCACCATGTCCTACAGTATTCACCCAATCCAGTCATATATCAATTACACCACCATGTCCTACAGTATTCACCCAATCCAGTCATATATCAATTACACCACCATGTCCTACAGTATTCACCCAATCCAGTCATATATCAATTACACCACCATGTCCTACAGTATTCACCCAATCCAGTCATATATCAATTACACCACCATGTCCTACAGTATTCACCCAATCCAGTCATATATCAATTACACCACCATGTCCTACAGTATTCACCCAATCCAGTCATATATCAATTACACCACCATGTCCTACAGTATTCACCCAATCCAGTCATATATCAATTATACCACCATGTCCTACAGTATTCACCCAATCCAGTCATATATCAATTACACCATGTCCTACAGTATTCACCCAATCCAGTCATATATCAATTACACCACCATGTCCTACAGTATTCACCCAATCCAGTCATATATCAATTACACCACCATGTCCTACAGTATTCACCCAATCCAGTCATATATCAATTACACCACCATGTCCTACAGTATTCACCCTATCCAGTCATATATCAATTCAACCATGTCCTACAGTATTCACCCAATCCAGTCATATATCAATTACACCACCATGTCCTACAGTATTCACCCAATCCAGTCATATATCAATTACACCATGTCCTACAGTATTCACCCAATCCAGTCATATATCAATTACACCATGTCCTACAGTATTCACCCAAAATATTGCATTTATTCCCTGTCTGTAACATGTGAGAATCATTCGTCTCAGAAATGTCTACAGGACCGCGTGGTTTGGGTCTCTCTGGTAGAGTCATTCAGACATGATTAGAATACACTCATCTCTTTCCTGTCAGCTAGCATCCTGTGCGTCAGAGGCACAGACACAACAAGACGTGCCACAGGGTCACACCTTGGAGCTGCTGGAGCCTGATGGAAACTCACAGTGAAATAACAAAAAtgcaaaagaaaaaaagaaatacaacacTTTAGATCAGCGGGGTTATTCTAGACTTCTATTTTGGTGATCTGTAAAAACATGATCGGTTTTGTCTAATTGCCTCCTATAGTTAGAGCAGGGGGCTTTTTGTTAGCGAAACGCTTTGTTCTGTAGGCAACAGTTCCCTCAGAAGATATGTGAAGATGACGTGTAAAGATATGTAAAATATGAGTAGAAAGGCTCTTGTTCAGACTAGCTTATCAGCTCTAGACAGGCATTTCCTTCCTCGTTCTGCAGTCCCCTGTACTGGCTGAAAAGGTCACTGAAGGGCCTCACTGACAAATAGGAAACATAGACAGAAATGTGTGTCATTTTACCACGTTATATATTTCACTGTTTATGAATCAGTATTAGGAGTATTGTTACTAAGATAAGATCATGCATCAAATGGAAGTTTACTGGAGTGTTACTTTCTGTTTGACTAAATAGCTCAAGTGACTTGATCAGTACACCAATAGAGTAGTTCTCTTAACCACCCTTTTTGTTTATCTGATCTATTCAAAAATGTGTCATAGTCCTGCTCCTTTAGCAGGTGTAAACGTCACTCCCATCAATAAAGCTTCACTGAGAGGATGGCACAACTCCAGGCAAAATAATGTTTTCTAAACGACACATGACAGGGATTGACTGGTTACCACTAATGGGTGGTGTTTGCTTATTGTGGATGTTGCGAGACTAGTTCTTCAGCAGCAGAATATTAGGCTGGCAGCATTAACTTGATAGCCCAAAGATGTTTGAAGTACTCTACTGCAATGAaagtacagtgccagtcaaaagtttggacacacctactcattcaaggggttttctttatttttgacaattttctacattgtagaataatagtgaagacatcaaaactatgaaataacacatatggaatcatgtagtaacccaaaaaagtgttaaacaaatcaaaatcaattttatatttgagattcttcaacgtcgccaccatttgccttgatgacagctttgcacactccaaGCCTTCTCtcttctcaaccagcttcatgaggtagtcacctggaatgcaattccattaacaggtgtgccttgttaaatgttcattagtggattttctttccttcttaaagtgtttgagccaatcagttgtgttgtgacaaggtaggggtggtatacagaagatagccagccctatttggtaaaataccaagtccatattatggaaagaacagctcaaataagcaaagagaaacgacaatccatcataactttaagacatgaacgtCAGACAAtccagaactttgaaagtttcttcaagtgcagtcgcaaaaaccatcaagcgctatgatgaaactggctctcatgaggaccgccacaggaaaggaagacccaaagttacctctgctgcagaggataagttcattagagctaccagcctcagaaattgcagcccaaataaatgcttcacagagttcaagtaacagacacatctcaacatcaactgttcagaggagactatgtgaatcaggccttcatggtcgaattgctgcaaagaaaccactactaaaggacaccaataagaataagaaactttcttggtccaagaaacaagagcaatggacattagaccggtggaaatctgtcctttggtgtgatgagtccaaatttgagatttttgcttccaaccgcagtgtctttgtgagacgcagagtaggtgaacggatgatttccgcatgtgtggttcacactttaaagcatggagaaggaagtgcgatggtgtgggggtgctttgctggtgacactgtctgtgatttatttacaattcaaggcacacttagccagcatggctaccacagtattctgcagcgatacaccatcccatctggtttgcgcttattaagactatcatttgtttttcaacaggacaatgacccaaaacacctccaggctgtgtaagggctatttgaccaagaagaagagtgatggagtgctgcatcagatgacctggcctccacaatcatccgacctcaacccacttgagatggtttgggatgagttggaccgcagagtgaaggaaaagcagcgaaCAAGTTCTCAGTATATGTGGAAattcctttaagactgttggaaaagcattccaggtgaagctggttgagagaatgccaacagtgtgcaaagctgtcatcaaggcaaagggtggctactttgaagaatctaaatataaattatattttgacttgtttaacactttttcagttactacattattccatatgtgttatttcatagttatgatttcttcactattcttcactaggtgtatccaaacttttgactggtactgttagAAATGCAATGTCTTCAAAAGAGCTCTTTAGGCTCAAACAGGTAGTGGCAGGTTTTTTGTGTGCTGCCAGGATGACATagcttagccaaatacttttCTACAGCCTATTGCTCCGCCTTCCTCTCTCTGGTTTAACTCACTGAGAAAATCTTGACAGAAGTACAGAgagacttcctgacagatgtgaCCTACTCGGACATCAAGAGAGATCTCCCTATATTGTTGATAGCTAAAGTTAATTATTTCAAAGGACTATTCAGACAAACTCTGGCAATGGGGAAACTTTTGCTATTTTTATTGGTTTCTTTTCTTTTGCTGGATGTGACATTTCAATCCAAAGGTAAAGACAACAACATATTATTGATAACATTTGATCAAAAAGTAATAATTCTTGAAAGACTTCGAAACTAAAATGCTCATCTAATAATTTAAGAAATGTTTAGTACAGATGTTTGTTCACTTTTTTTGCCAACTGTGGGATTTATCAAGTTTGATTTATAAGAAGTTGTTTTGTAGAATTGAATGAATGATGAAATCACTATGAAATCCTTTTTTTGTTGCAATAACTTGCATATCTTTACACAGTAGTTATGTGAATCACTGAAGCATTGTGTAAGATTTGATTAATCTACCTTGTACAGATAGAGGTTTCTCTATCTCTCCTGACTCACATTCTGGTCATGTGTTCCAGCATGTTTCAGTGAAAACCACACCTTTGACTAACCGCTGAGGGCATTCCATTTTAGCAGCTCTTCTCATTTCCATAGTTGTTAAACTAAGTCATTACATATCAAAATACCTTAACTTTACTAAATTGACTGTATGCTTTAGGATATTAGAAAACCAAAAGCATAGTGTTTTGTTTCCTGCATATTTCTCTCTTTCAATTATTTACTGTCACTTGTTATGTATCCCTATGGAAATGAACACCGTTAACCAAATAAATGAATGCATACgtgaaaaacaaacaacaaaagctGTTTTGAATAGCCTGTAGTTTTAGTGTGAGTTGTTATGGTTACCAAATCCTAATGTGTCCCCCCCTTCATGTACTTCCCCAGGGAAAAGGGCCAGGAAATCCAAGCGGAACATCACTCAAATTCCCAGAACATTTAAAGGAACAATCATACAGTTaaagtctgtctctctccctaatGCCAgccaacagacacagacacaacaagCACCCCATTATTCTGGCCTCCCCACTGCCTCTGCTCCTACCCCTCCGGCGCTGTGGTTGCTAAGCAACGGCACAGTGGCGTACCTCGCCGGCCCCCTGAGCAGGTGGGTCATCCCCGGTTTTTACATGCTGGCCATTGTCGTGGGGATCCCGGCCAACGTCGCCATCTTGTTCGCCGTGGTCACCGAAGTCAGGAGGGTGTCGTCGGCCATCCTCTACTGCAGCCTGGCCGTCTccgacctcttcctcctcctctccctcgttTTCAAGGCCCACTACCATCTCCACGGCAACCACTGGGTGTTCAGCGAGACTGCCTGCCGCATCGTCACAGCCTGTTTCTACGGCAACCTGTACTGCTCGGCACACACGCTAGCCTGTATTAGCGTCAAACGCTACCTGGCCGTGGTGCGCCCGTTTCTCTACAAGAGCCTCCCTAAGAGGGCCTATACCGCCTGGGCCAGCGTGGTTGTTTGGGGGGTGTTTGGGGCTGCTGTCATACCCGAGCTCCTGGTCCGGCAGAGCTACCACCTCCCTCAGCTTGGCCTCACCACTTGCCATGATGTTCTTCCACTGGACTACAGCTCCCATGCTCCTCTGCTCTACTACAAGCTTGGCCTGACCTTTCTGGGTCTACTAGTCCCGCTGGTGGTCACGGCTGTGTGTTATGCACGGATAGTCCGAGAACTCAACCACTCACACCACGACTGGGCGCTCTATGTCAAGGCTAGCTCGCTGGTGTTTGTGATTTTCGTGGCATGTTTCGGCCCCGCCGGGACCCTCCACTTCCTGCATTATGTGCGTCTGTTGGCGGACAAAGAGGACAGCTTCTACGGCTACTTCAACGTGGCAGTGTGTCTGTGCTGTCTGCATGCCTGCCTGGACCCGTTCCTCTTCCTCCTTATGTCCAAATCAGCCGGATCCAAACTCCACTTCATGACCCTCAAGGGGAAGACTCTGAGCATCTCCACCTGATTCTTAATCCGGATCAGATGAACAAAATAATCCACATTTATTCCACGAGCTTCAAGGGGAAGACCATGAGCATCCCCACCTGAATTTGACGTAACCTGGATTAGAAGTTGGACCGCAACATCAGGCCTAAATTTGGGTCAGCCACTTCAATCTAGAACTCAACTGTGAATATGTGACTGACTATCGGAAGATAAGGCCAGAAACTGGATCAGGGTTTGAGACAGTTATGGATCTCAGTGAGATTTCTCATCTCTTCTCAGATCCAGTTTCATATGTGAAATCGGTTTAGATCTGTGTATgactctttttttctttttttaaccctgattttaccaggtaaattgactgagaacacatactcatttacagcaatgacctggggagtagttacaggggagaggaaaggggatgAATGAGTCAATTGGCAATTTGTTGTTGGCAAGTCATAAACGGGACCCTTCCAAccacaaacagagagaggaacgCCAACTACTGTATCAATACTGGGACTCTGTGTTCTGAGTAGACTGGACTGGAATTCTgtatgcgtgtttgtgtgtgtgtgtgtgtgtgtgtgtgtgtgtgtgtgtgtgtgtgtgtgtgtgtgtgtgtgtgtgcacagaccTATATATGTCTATTGTATGTGTTGTTTCCTTACAAAACCTATTAGATTTATTTTAAGGATACATGTGAAATATTTACATTTGGCCAAATAATGTATACATGACAACATATATTACAGAATGTATTTCAAATGTAaatacagtggcttcagaaagtattcacacctctttactttttccacattttgttgtgttacaaagggGGATTAAAATTTCTTTAATTGTGCATTTTTGTCaaagatctacacaaaatacgcTGTAATGTCAAtatggaagaaaaattctaataTTTGTAATACATTCATGAAAATAACACACTAGTATATCTTGatttaataagtattcaaccccctagGTCAATAAATGTTAGATTCaccttggcagcgattatagctgtgagtctttctgggtaagtctctgagagcgttccacacctggattgtgcaacatttgcccattatccTTTTCCGAATTCTTCAagatctgtcaaattggttgttgatcattgctagacaaccattttcaggtcttgccatttgattttcaagcagatttaaatcaaaactgtaccTCGGCCGCTCAGGGaaattcactgtcttcttagtaaacaactccagtgtagttTTGGCCTAGGTttttgttctgctgaaaggtgaattcatctcccagtgtctggtggaaagaagactgaaccaggaaattctctaggattttgcttgtgcttagctccattccatagATGGAGCTTAACGATTAcacgcatacccataacatgatgcagccaccactatgtgtCACAACCGTCGtcaaaaatggaccaaggcgcagcgggaatgtggatactcatagtttaattcaaaaaagagtaaagcatccacggtggaaaaacaataaacaagacagcaacagttttacaggctatacaaacgcagtgcaaaaacaactacccacaaccccaaagaaaaacacacactactatataggactcccaatcaaaggcaactcaacacacctgccttcaattgggagtccaatcacccacacaacatttaacaaacacaaaccccctgccacatcctgaccaaaactaacacaattacgccctctgctggtcaggacatgacactatgcttgaaaatatagagtGTGCTACTCGGTAAtgggttgtattggatttgccccaaacataaccctttgcagtggcttcggaaagtattcaggttacagccttattctaaaattgattaaattgtttttgttcctcattaatctacacacgataccccaaaatgacaaagcataaacaggttttaagaaatgtttgcaaatgtataaaaataaaacactgaaatatcacatttacataagtattcagaccctttactcagtactgtgttgaagcagctttggcagcaattacagcctcgagtcttcttgggtatgacgctataagcttggcacacctgtatttggggagtttctcccattcttctctgcagatcctctcaagctctgtcagattgaatggggagcgttgctgcacagctattttcaggtctctccactgATGTTCgaatgggttcaagtccgggctctgactgggccactcaaggaccttcagagacgtgttccgaagccactcctgcgttgtcttggctgtgtgattagagtcgttgtcctgttggaaggtgaacctttgccccagtctgaggtactgagcgctctggagcaggttttcatctaggacctctctgtactttgttccgttcatctttgcctcgatcctgactagtctcccaatccctgctgctgaaaaacatctccatagcatgatgctgccaccaccatgcttcactgtagggatggtgccaggtttcctccagacttgaagcttggcattcaggccaaatatttcaatcttgttttcatcataccagagaatctcgtttctcatggtctgagagtctttcagtgtcttttagcaaactccaagcaggctgtcatgtgccctttactgaggattggcttccgtcttccgtctgattggtggagtgctgtagagatggttgtccttctagaaggttctcccatccccacagaggaactctggagctctatcagagtgaccatcgggttcttgctcatctccctgaccaaggcccttctcccccgattgctcagtttggccaggcagccaactctaggaagagtattgtactattagctagctggcttgcTACAGCAGACCACTGTGTGTAAGCTAATGAGATGCATGTTAGTTAGCTAGCGTGGggagtgtttatttatttatttaacctttatttaactaggggtTGGCATGGGGAGCATTGTAATTCCACCTTATTTATTTGCCGAGAATGATTTCAGAACACAGAGACAAAATCAGAAGGTCAATGGCATGGAAGAGGAATGCAGAGATGTTGGTGTTATTGGTGGGTAAAGATAGATTTGCAAAGCCACAATTTACCCAAATGACCCATTCACATGAATGTAGGCCTGTGTATTTCACAGGAAGTGACTTATAATCATCAATGTCATGATACAAGTACAATGAAAGAACCATAAGCTATTATATATTGGAATCACAATGTTAAGATACCATAATCCAATTGGTAGCATATTACATAAGAAATTCATGCTTAAGTTTATCATTTACAATGTTATAAAAGGGAAAGGggcatacctagtcagttgtactgGTAATTTCTATCCTTTGATGAGTAAAAATCACAATCACAAAATCACAATACTCAACACATTCACAAACGGTGGCTTTGATCACAGTTTGGGGGTTGAGGTTGTTTGATgttcatagctagctagcagcacaAGCAGACATTGTTTTGCAAATCTCTCTTCGCCCAACATCAACACCAACAGACTCTGAAATCCTCCTCCATGCCATCCTCCTCCATGTCTTCCcagtggttcagttggtagagcatggtgtttgcgacgccagcatggtgtgtgcaacgccagggttgtgggttcgattcccacggggggcagtcaaaaaaaagaagaaatgtatgcattcattactgtaagtcgctctggataagagtgtctgctaaatgactaaaatgtaaaatttaCCTTATGATTTTTGTTTCTGTCGCGCCGCTCACCTTCCTACAATCCCCTGCGCATTGCTCCGTGTTCTCCCGTGGAAAATAAATGGGGGTGGAACTTCGTCTGGCGAATTCAGAAGTGGTGGAAACCCTACGTTAGTAGCCTCTTTAAAATCACTTGCACTTCAATCAATCTCATTACAATTGCAGAACTGGCAGCGTACAAACTAAACCTGTAATCACAGAACACAAGATAACAGAAGATAACAGAATTTCGGCAGGCAAGAAAAGGGCTCTGCCGAAAtcccccccccttctaatttccttaattttgtggctagagtcaaatactttctgtggcacacatcagagtcaaataatttctatagaacaaacttcatatcaggataggcaaccaaaatgaataattcatgtacagttgaagtcggatgtttacatacacttaggttggagtcattaaaactcactttttaacaactccacaaatttcttgttaacatactatagttttggcaggtcgtttaggacgtctactttgtgcatgacacaagtaatttttccaacaattgtttacagacagattatttcacttataattcactgtatcacaattccagtgggtcagaagtttacatacaaacctgacaaaaattccagaaaatgatggcatggctttagaagcttctgatatggtAATTAATATcattggagtcaattggaggtgtacctgtggatgtatttcaaggcctaccttcaaactcagtgcctctttgcttgacatcatgggaaaatcaaaagaaatcagccaagaccccagaaaaaaataGGAGACCTCCactagtctggttcatccttgggagcaacttccaaatgcctgaaggtaccacgttcatctgtacaaactataataggcaagtataaacaccatgcgaccacgcagccatcataccgctcaggaaggagacgcgttctgtctcctagagatgaacgtactttggtgcgaaaagtgcaaatcaatcccagaacaactgcaaaggaccttgtgaagatgctggaggaaacaggtacaaaagtatctatatccacagtaaaacaagtcctatatcgacataacctgaaaggctgctcagcaaggaggaagccactgctccaaaaccgccatcaaaaagccagacttcggtttgcaaatgcacatggggacaaagatcgtactttttggagaaatgtcctctgctctgatgaaacaaaaatagaactgtttggtcataacaactatcgttatgtttggaggaaaaagagggacgcttgcaagccgaagaacaccatcccaatggacaacaaatggacaatgaccccaagcatacttccaaagttgaggcaaaattgcttaaggatagggggcagtattttcacggccgaatgaaaaaacgtacccgatttaaattggttactactcttgcccagaaacgagaatatgcatattattagtagatttggatagaaaacactctgaagtatctaaaactgtttgaatggtgtctgtgagtataacagaactcatatggcaggcaaaaacctgagaaaaagtcaaccaggaagtgtaggatctgagaattgtagttcttctttctagtccctttcgaaactacagtatctgtgctgttacgttgcactctctaaggcttccattggctgtctaaagccttcagaaagtggattgagccttctcctgtctctgggctctgggcagagtataggagctcagttactgacctcaatcccgtatgtgtgtatttgtgttatattaaacatagaggagggagtaaaatgtaggcaagcaataaacatttcagaacaactatggCTGAATATTTATTATTACACTTTCAAAaatactagtcgaataagacatgggagactGATACACTTCAAACAAATAGCCGAAACCGAAaccaaaccgaaaactgcagacattagTAGTGCCTCCCCGCGATCAAACCgacataaaaataaaatgaaacgcagcctaacgtgatcagaaatctcaactagcaagcaagtttcagcaatgaagaattgagtgtgtgtgcattcacgcgagggggggggggggctgggggagaattctggcaggggggagctTTTCGGCACAACAACGGCGCAGTCTGAAAAACTGGCTTCTtggaagtcctctttttaatggctcaggatggaagctgtccccctgtaatagagtatttatgtccgtttcttttctatacagagttgtaaacagggttccatttgatttctcaatccacatatTGAGGTAATAAACACGTTTAGTGTCACATTCAATAGTGAATTTGAGATTGGGGTCAATGTCATTGAGTGATGCCATAAAATGTTGTCAATATATCGACGCCACTTCAGGACTTCATTCAAAAATTGAGCAAAAATGCAAATGTATCgacatcgctctctctctctcattgtgttGGTATTTTCTGTCAA
This window harbors:
- the LOC115203947 gene encoding proteinase-activated receptor 3 is translated as MGKLLLFLLVSFLLLDVTFQSKGKRARKSKRNITQIPRTFKGTIIQLKSVSLPNASQQTQTQQAPHYSGLPTASAPTPPALWLLSNGTVAYLAGPLSRWVIPGFYMLAIVVGIPANVAILFAVVTEVRRVSSAILYCSLAVSDLFLLLSLVFKAHYHLHGNHWVFSETACRIVTACFYGNLYCSAHTLACISVKRYLAVVRPFLYKSLPKRAYTAWASVVVWGVFGAAVIPELLVRQSYHLPQLGLTTCHDVLPLDYSSHAPLLYYKLGLTFLGLLVPLVVTAVCYARIVRELNHSHHDWALYVKASSLVFVIFVACFGPAGTLHFLHYVRLLADKEDSFYGYFNVAVCLCCLHACLDPFLFLLMSKSAGSKLHFMTLKGKTLSIST